One genomic region from Vicia villosa cultivar HV-30 ecotype Madison, WI unplaced genomic scaffold, Vvil1.0 ctg.001714F_1_1, whole genome shotgun sequence encodes:
- the LOC131636405 gene encoding uncharacterized protein LOC131636405, whose protein sequence is MTIYNPQLCFLPRFLHRFSNLNSLDLWFGSHDFDTDIVLSLRDRPTLKSLFISGIDLNDAKYVTSHYIDSFVSLKCLNCLKFGYSQIPDDLLYSIAREGFPLKSFVLEMCIGYSYQGIYALLSKCHGIQHLGLQEVDFLNNHHIFQLSLLLPDLVSINLSRSSKLTELALFALIKNCHSLNEITMKDIYIGKESVKNYDTLKDFDVNPRLKFLHLLDNAFINEEIVILFASIFPNLEFLDLSYFHGISKKDICQVLSRCCKIRHLNLSNTNEVRGLKMNFVVHQLEVLDLTDTNVDDKALYEISKCCCGLLQLILISCKYVIK, encoded by the coding sequence ATGACAATTTATAATCCACAACTTTGTTTTCTCCCGCGTTTCTTACATAGATTCTCCAACCTTAATTCCCTTGACCTCTGGTTTGGCTCCCATGATTTCGATACAGATATTGTTTTGTCTCTCCGTGACAGACCAACATTgaaatctttatttatttctggGATTGACCTAAATGATGCAAAATATGTTACTTCACATTACATTGATTCCTTTGTGAGTTTGAAGTGTTTGAATTGTCTCAAGTTCGGGTATTCGCAAATCCCTGATGATTTGCTTTACTCTATTGCAAGAGAAGGTTTTCCTTTAAAGAGTTTTGTTCTTGAAATGTGTATCGGCTATAGTTACCAAGGAATTTATGCTTTATTATCCAAGTGTCACGGGATACAACATTTAGGTCTTCAAGAGGTTGATTTTCTAAATAATCATCATATTTTTCAGTTGTCTTTGCTTCTTCCTGATTTGGTATCTATAAACCTTAGCAGAAGTTCCAAGCTCACTGAATTAGCTTTATTTGCACTCATTAAGAACTGTCATTCACTTAATGAGATCACAATGAAAGACATATATATTGGGAAAGAGAGTGTAAAAAATTATGatactttgaaagattttgatgtCAACCCTCGATTAAAGTTTCTACATTTGCTTGACAATGCATTTATAAACGAGGAGATCGTCATATTGTTTGCTTCTATTTTCCCCAATTTAGAGTTTCTCGATTTAAGTTATTTCCATGGCATATCTAAAAAGGATATTTGTCAAGTTCTAAGTAGATGTTGTAAGATTAGACATCTAAACTTGAGCAACACTAATGAAGTGAGAGGACTTAAAATGAACTTTGTAGTTCACCAACTAGAGGTGTTGGACTTAACCGATACAAATGTTGATGATAAAGCACTCTATGAGATCTCAAAATGTTGTTGTGGACTTCTCCAACTAATATTGATAAGTTGTAAATATGTCATAAAATAG